A window from Chrysemys picta bellii isolate R12L10 chromosome 2, ASM1138683v2, whole genome shotgun sequence encodes these proteins:
- the STAR gene encoding steroidogenic acute regulatory protein, mitochondrial has translation MLPATFKLCAGISYRHLRNMTGLRRQAAVAISQELNKLAFAGPGPSKWINQVRRRSSLLSSRLEEKPFSEVEMSYIKQGEEALQKSLSILGDQDGWKTETIAGNGDKVLSKMLPDVGKVFRLEVVVDQPLNSVYDELVERMEQMGDWNPSIKEIKILQKIGKDTVITHETAAATPGNVVGPRDFVSVRCSRRRGSTCVLAGMATNYGAMPEQKGFIRAENGPTCMVLRPLAENPSQTKLTWLLSIDLKGWLPKTIINQVLSQTQVDFANHLRKRLATTATPIAVSC, from the exons atgctgccagCAACTTTCAAACTGTGTGCCGGGATCTCCTACAGGCATCTGCGCAACATGACCG GCTTGAGAAGGCAGGCGGCTGTTGCCATCAGCCAGGAACTGAATAAACTCGCCTTTGCTGGCCCTGGTCCCAGTAAATGGATCAACCAAGTTCGCAGGAGGAGCTCCTTACTCA GCTCCAGGTTGGAGGAGAAGCCCTTCAGTGAAGTGGAGATGTCCTACATTAAACAGGGAGAGGAAGCCCTCCAGAAATCGCTCAGCATCCTCGGGGACCAGGATGGCTGGAAAACGGAGACCATAGCG GGGAATGGGGACAAAGTGCTGAGCAAGATGCTCCCAGACGTTGGGAAGGTATTCCGGCTGGAGGTGGTTGTGGACCAGCCCTTGAACTCTGTGTATGATGAGTTGGTGGAAAGAATGGAGCAGATGGGAGACTGGAATCCAAGCATCAAGGAAATCAAG ATTCTCCAGAAGATTGGGAAAGACACCGTGATCACCCATGAGACTGCTGCGGCCACGCCTGGCAATGTGGTGGGGCCACGGGACTTTGTCAGCGTGCGGTGTTCTAGAAGACGGGGCTCTACATGTGTCCTGGCAGGGATGGCCACAAACTACGGAGCGATGCCAGAACAGAAGGGATTTATAAG AGCTGAGAACGGTCCCACCTGTATGGTTCTCCGTCCACTGGCTGAAAATCCTTCGCAGACCAAGTTAACCTGGCTACTCAGCATTGACCTAAAG GGCTGGCTGCCTAAGACGATAATCAACCAAGTACTCTCCCAGACCCAGGTAGACTTTGCCAACCACCTCCGCAAGCGTTTGGCTACCACAGCCACTCCAATTGCTGTCAGCTGCTGA